Proteins encoded together in one Schumannella luteola window:
- a CDS encoding DHA2 family efflux MFS transporter permease subunit, protein MSTDTLDSAPGAASGTTGSAPSTPRTRRARPFGLVLIAASLPMFMATLDNLVMTNALPVLHEKLGASVEQLQWFVNAYTLAFAGTILLASALGDRLGRRRIFLIGVAVFGIGSALAALSTEPWQLIVARAIQGFGGAAVMPLSLALVAGAVRPERRPLAIGIWGGVSGLGVALGPLVGGAVMEGWNWQAIFWINVPVAIISIPLALIVLNEVRGRRERLDIPGVLLAGVGVLALVHAIVRGNDDGWDSLGVIAELVLAGGLLIAFLVRQRLAVAPMMPLRLFRDRSFSVVNVVGFAFSFGSMGAVFILIQFLQVVQGSSPFEAALQTTPWTLAPVIVAPLAGIFGGRIGTRALITAGMVLQAIGLFWIAAVMSATVPYVDLVAPFIIAGVGMALVFAPSSTALLSTLVDADHAKASGVNSTMREIGVALGIAVLTAIFTGAGGELTPTGYVAAAQPAVITGAAVLLGAAVLALLLPAGRRVAAAAAGTAAAGAVAADGSAVARGSKADAAEPALESAGTPAG, encoded by the coding sequence ATGTCCACCGACACCCTCGACAGCGCGCCGGGCGCCGCATCCGGCACCACCGGCAGCGCCCCGTCGACCCCGCGCACTCGCCGCGCGCGCCCCTTCGGGCTCGTGCTGATCGCCGCATCCCTGCCGATGTTCATGGCGACCCTCGACAACCTCGTCATGACCAACGCGCTGCCCGTGCTGCACGAGAAGCTCGGCGCCAGCGTCGAGCAGCTGCAGTGGTTCGTCAACGCCTACACGCTCGCCTTCGCGGGCACGATCCTTCTCGCCTCGGCGCTCGGCGACCGGCTCGGCCGACGCCGCATCTTCCTCATCGGCGTCGCCGTGTTCGGCATCGGCTCGGCCCTCGCCGCGCTGAGCACCGAGCCGTGGCAGCTCATCGTCGCCCGAGCCATCCAGGGCTTCGGCGGCGCGGCCGTCATGCCGCTCTCGCTCGCGCTCGTCGCCGGCGCCGTGCGGCCCGAGCGCCGTCCGCTCGCGATCGGCATCTGGGGCGGCGTCAGCGGCCTCGGCGTCGCCCTCGGGCCGCTCGTCGGCGGCGCCGTGATGGAGGGCTGGAACTGGCAGGCGATCTTCTGGATCAACGTGCCCGTCGCGATCATCAGCATCCCCCTCGCCCTGATCGTGCTGAACGAGGTGCGCGGTCGCCGCGAGCGCCTCGACATCCCCGGCGTGCTGCTCGCCGGAGTCGGCGTGCTCGCCCTGGTGCACGCGATCGTGCGCGGCAACGACGACGGCTGGGACTCGCTCGGGGTCATCGCCGAGCTCGTGCTGGCGGGCGGTCTGCTGATCGCGTTCCTGGTGCGCCAGCGCCTCGCGGTCGCGCCGATGATGCCGCTGCGGCTGTTCCGCGACCGCTCGTTCTCGGTGGTCAACGTGGTCGGCTTCGCGTTCAGCTTCGGTTCGATGGGGGCGGTGTTCATCCTCATCCAGTTCCTGCAGGTCGTTCAGGGCTCGAGCCCCTTCGAGGCCGCGCTGCAGACCACCCCGTGGACGCTCGCGCCGGTCATCGTCGCGCCGCTCGCCGGCATCTTCGGCGGGCGCATCGGCACCCGCGCCCTCATCACGGCCGGCATGGTGCTGCAGGCGATCGGGCTGTTCTGGATCGCGGCGGTGATGAGCGCGACCGTGCCCTACGTCGACCTGGTGGCGCCGTTCATCATCGCCGGCGTCGGCATGGCCCTCGTCTTCGCGCCCTCGTCGACCGCGCTGCTCTCGACGCTGGTGGATGCCGACCACGCCAAGGCCTCGGGCGTCAACTCGACGATGCGCGAGATCGGCGTCGCGCTCGGCATCGCGGTGCTGACCGCGATCTTCACCGGCGCGGGCGGCGAGCTCACGCCGACCGGCTACGTCGCCGCGGCCCAGCCGGCGGTCATCACCGGCGCCGCGGTGCTGCTCGGAGCCGCGGTGCTCGCGCTGCTGCTGCCGGCCGGGCGCCGGGTCGCGGCCGCGGCGGCCGGGACTGCGGCGGCAGGCGCCGTGGCTGCGGATGGCTCCGCGGTTGCGCGCGGCTCCAAGGCGGACGCCGCCGAGCCGGCGCTCGAGTCGGCGGGCACCCCCGCCGGCTGA
- a CDS encoding rhodanese-like domain-containing protein, which produces MSASTTATPTATGIEPAAGLDPTGLHPAARAAAIEHFVAKLRYETDPSDVAAAITAGERFVLVDTRGHAAWHQGRVPGAIHLPTAEIDDRAPREIPLDLPVVVYCWSPGCNGSTKAALRFSRLGYAVREMIGGFEYWAKEGLGVEDDDGALNIPLDILTAPRPGVDGVISCEC; this is translated from the coding sequence ATGAGCGCATCCACCACCGCGACGCCGACCGCGACCGGTATCGAGCCGGCCGCCGGCCTCGACCCCACCGGTCTCCACCCCGCTGCGCGCGCCGCCGCGATCGAGCACTTCGTCGCCAAGCTGCGCTACGAGACCGACCCGAGCGACGTCGCCGCCGCGATCACCGCGGGAGAGCGCTTCGTGCTCGTCGACACCCGCGGGCACGCCGCCTGGCACCAGGGGCGGGTGCCGGGCGCCATCCACCTGCCCACCGCCGAGATCGACGACCGGGCGCCGCGCGAGATCCCGCTCGATCTGCCCGTCGTCGTCTACTGCTGGAGCCCCGGATGCAACGGCAGCACCAAGGCGGCCCTGCGATTCAGCCGTCTCGGCTACGCCGTGCGCGAGATGATCGGCGGCTTCGAGTACTGGGCGAAGGAGGGTCTGGGCGTCGAAGACGATGACGGCGCGCTGAACATCCCCCTCGACATCTTGACGGCACCCCGCCCCGGGGTGGACGGTGTCATCAGCTGCGAGTGCTGA
- a CDS encoding EamA family transporter: MTRALPSWTSAPPTAAGLVVIGLACQEVGASIAVLLFPSVGAPGMVTLRLVFSALVLLLVARPKLGGRTRRDWMTAVLFGVAIAAMNSAFYLSIERIPLGIAVTIEVLGPLTLSVIAGRTPLAFLCAGLAVIGVIVLGGVDLGRLEPLGVALALVAAACWIGYILASAETGRRFARLDGLAIAMAIGAVLSLPGGIVSAGASLVDPVHLGLGFAVALLSSAIPYGLEMIALRRLSEATFGVLMSLAPGLAASAGLLLLGQAVHPLDLVGIGLVIAASIGAVVSTSRRRGDGEADDGRGPVGTSPFEAPVA, encoded by the coding sequence GTGACCCGCGCGCTGCCCTCCTGGACGAGCGCGCCGCCGACCGCCGCAGGACTGGTCGTGATCGGGCTCGCCTGCCAGGAGGTGGGCGCCTCGATCGCGGTGCTGCTGTTCCCGTCGGTGGGGGCGCCCGGCATGGTCACGCTGCGCCTCGTGTTCTCGGCGCTCGTGCTGCTGCTCGTCGCGCGGCCGAAGCTCGGCGGGCGCACCCGACGCGATTGGATGACGGCCGTGCTCTTCGGCGTCGCGATCGCGGCGATGAACAGCGCCTTCTACCTCTCCATCGAGCGCATCCCGCTCGGCATCGCCGTCACGATCGAGGTGCTCGGCCCGCTGACGCTGTCGGTCATCGCGGGGCGCACGCCGCTCGCCTTCCTCTGCGCCGGCCTCGCGGTGATCGGCGTGATCGTGCTCGGCGGCGTCGATCTCGGCCGGCTCGAACCGCTCGGCGTCGCGCTCGCACTCGTCGCCGCGGCGTGCTGGATCGGCTACATCCTCGCCTCGGCCGAGACCGGGCGCCGCTTCGCCCGCCTCGACGGCCTCGCGATCGCGATGGCGATCGGCGCCGTGCTGAGCCTGCCGGGCGGCATCGTCAGCGCGGGCGCGTCGCTCGTCGACCCGGTGCACCTCGGCCTCGGCTTCGCGGTCGCGCTGCTGTCGTCGGCGATCCCCTACGGCCTCGAGATGATCGCGCTGCGCCGGCTCAGCGAGGCGACGTTCGGCGTGCTGATGAGCCTCGCGCCGGGGCTCGCCGCGTCGGCTGGGCTCCTGCTGCTCGGCCAGGCCGTGCATCCGCTCGACCTTGTCGGCATCGGCCTCGTGATCGCGGCGAGCATCGGCGCGGTCGTCAGCACGTCTCGGCGGCGGGGCGACGGCGAGGCGGATGACGGACGTGGTCCGGTCGGCACCTCGCCCTTCGAGGCGCCGGTCGCCTGA
- a CDS encoding phosphotransferase encodes MHADEVDIRLDDVRRALDAQHPRFRDLPLAPLAGGGTINRVFRLGDELVVRVPLIEWGAADAERESRILPHLHGALPLRTPELVALGRPAPGLPWAWNVLDWIPGRSLSAHLGSGAEPARSSTGPARDAAADERRGGELGAALAALHALPVDDAQRHGDEGASSGIPLSTSGGDPVAERDTMLAGLRSAAGLIDVAAAVDRLKRDLAHPLTPEFGVAGTTGVSGSPRRPLVWTHADPLPGNILVGDAGGPITAVIDWSGGGLGDPTHDLVAGWWTLGPAGRRAFRAALDPSDDDWHLARLRAWRKAAAAVGYYAGTSPIFTADARRAIEHLVADAD; translated from the coding sequence ATGCACGCCGACGAGGTCGACATCCGTCTCGACGATGTGCGCCGCGCCCTCGACGCGCAGCATCCGCGCTTCCGCGATCTTCCGCTCGCGCCCCTCGCGGGCGGCGGCACGATCAACCGGGTCTTCCGCCTCGGCGACGAGCTCGTCGTGCGCGTGCCGCTCATCGAATGGGGTGCGGCGGATGCGGAGCGCGAGTCGCGCATCCTGCCTCACCTGCACGGCGCGCTGCCGCTGCGCACGCCCGAGCTCGTCGCGCTCGGTCGCCCCGCGCCGGGGCTGCCGTGGGCGTGGAACGTGCTCGACTGGATCCCGGGCCGCTCGCTCAGCGCGCACCTCGGCTCGGGTGCGGAGCCGGCTCGATCGTCGACCGGCCCGGCGCGGGATGCCGCGGCCGACGAACGGCGGGGCGGTGAGCTCGGCGCGGCGCTCGCCGCGCTGCACGCACTGCCGGTCGACGACGCGCAGCGCCACGGCGACGAGGGCGCTTCGTCCGGCATCCCGCTCTCGACCTCAGGCGGCGACCCCGTGGCCGAACGCGACACGATGCTCGCCGGTCTCCGCTCGGCCGCGGGCCTGATCGACGTCGCCGCGGCGGTCGACCGGCTGAAGCGCGACCTCGCGCATCCGCTGACGCCGGAGTTCGGCGTCGCCGGCACGACCGGCGTCTCGGGCTCGCCGCGGCGTCCGCTGGTCTGGACGCACGCCGACCCGCTGCCCGGCAACATCCTCGTCGGCGATGCCGGCGGCCCGATCACCGCTGTCATCGACTGGAGCGGCGGCGGGCTCGGCGACCCGACCCATGATCTCGTGGCCGGCTGGTGGACTCTCGGCCCCGCCGGGCGTCGGGCTTTCCGTGCCGCGCTCGATCCGTCCGACGACGACTGGCACCTCGCCCGCCTGCGCGCCTGGCGCAAGGCGGCCGCCGCGGTCGGCTACTACGCCGGCACGAGCCCGATCTTCACCGCCGATGCCCGTCGCGCGATCGAGCACCTGGTCGCCGACGCCGACTGA
- a CDS encoding class II glutamine amidotransferase produces the protein MCRLLAYAAPRPVTAQEVLGRDQSAVFQDMALLHRDGWGTVWLDAGGVHEHRDPQPHDAGDDAAAADDDADDSRTASAPVRLRRQASDRSGLGDAELTAALADDPATARLLHLRLATDGMVCSPQNTHPFVIDGLAFAHNGSLTPVERFEDLVAPELRGDIEGETDSERFFAAIRTRLLAGDGLREAVVATVAELRSRFPRASLNAILLTPTHLVAVHASESSGIPRVELAATGVPEADLPFESLSAYYLMRYRRDADGTTVFASSGLDVADWEPVPPESVAVVDLATLDLDVVPLSAAVGAEAK, from the coding sequence ATGTGCCGTCTGCTCGCCTACGCCGCACCCCGCCCTGTCACCGCGCAGGAGGTGCTCGGACGCGACCAGAGCGCCGTCTTCCAGGACATGGCGCTGCTGCATCGCGACGGCTGGGGCACGGTCTGGCTGGATGCCGGCGGCGTGCACGAGCACCGGGACCCGCAGCCGCACGACGCGGGCGACGACGCCGCAGCCGCGGACGACGACGCCGACGATTCGCGCACCGCATCCGCCCCCGTCCGCCTGCGCCGCCAGGCGTCCGACCGCAGCGGTCTCGGCGACGCCGAGCTGACCGCCGCGCTCGCCGACGACCCCGCGACGGCCCGCCTGCTGCATCTGCGCCTCGCGACCGACGGGATGGTGTGCTCGCCGCAGAACACGCATCCCTTCGTGATCGACGGCCTCGCCTTCGCGCACAACGGCTCGCTCACCCCGGTCGAGCGCTTCGAGGATCTGGTCGCGCCCGAGCTGCGCGGCGACATCGAGGGCGAGACCGACAGCGAGCGCTTCTTCGCGGCGATCCGCACCCGCCTGCTCGCCGGCGACGGCCTGCGCGAGGCGGTCGTGGCGACGGTGGCCGAGCTGCGGTCGCGGTTCCCGCGCGCGAGCCTCAATGCGATCCTGCTCACCCCGACGCACCTGGTCGCGGTGCACGCGAGCGAGAGCAGCGGCATCCCGCGCGTCGAGCTCGCGGCGACCGGCGTGCCCGAGGCCGACCTGCCGTTCGAGAGCCTCAGCGCCTACTACCTGATGCGCTACCGCCGCGACGCCGACGGCACGACGGTCTTCGCGTCGTCGGGGCTCGACGTCGCCGACTGGGAGCCCGTGCCGCCCGAGTCGGTGGCGGTCGTCGACTTGGCTACCCTGGACCTGGATGTCGTGCCGCTGTCAGCGGCCGTGGGTGCGGAGGCGAAGTGA
- a CDS encoding MFS transporter codes for MSEPDENSTASASEQPQNQPASTAAGAGQTAPRNDRAAEPAAPQAAPGTEQAAKKRRFVDLSPLKASPAFARIWIGGAISGIGAQLTIVAVGLLIYDITPGSAEAKTFAVSLVGIISLAPMIVAGLWGGMLADAFDRRLVLIVSALAGWLSTLALIVIAVVDAVAVDHDRTVAVWPLYVITTVNAVAATISGTTRMAVTPRILPDDMVARAAALNGISIGVMVMVGPAVAGILVAAVGFPWTFAVDAVLFLAGFAGILTLPKLPPLGKVERPGFASLVEGVRFLRTAPNIRLSFLVDIVAMTFGRPHTVFPAVGAVLIGGGPITVGVLTAGMAVGAFLASVFSGPVAHIHHHGRAVGRAITVYGAFVAGFGLVLAAMATGWFGKVGPGLDQVNWIALVLATLALVGMGVSDEFSAIFRSTMMLMASPDSMRGRLQGVFTVVVTGGPRVGDLYVGVFATAVALWFPPLLGGLIIIGLIAVLLRLQPSFRAYDARQPTP; via the coding sequence GTGAGCGAGCCCGACGAGAACAGCACCGCATCCGCGTCGGAGCAGCCGCAGAACCAGCCGGCGAGCACCGCCGCCGGCGCCGGACAGACCGCCCCGCGGAACGACCGCGCCGCCGAGCCGGCCGCCCCGCAGGCCGCGCCCGGCACCGAGCAGGCCGCCAAGAAGCGCCGATTCGTCGACCTGAGCCCGCTCAAGGCCTCGCCGGCCTTCGCCCGCATCTGGATCGGCGGCGCCATCTCGGGCATCGGCGCGCAGCTCACGATCGTCGCCGTCGGTCTGCTGATCTACGACATCACGCCGGGCAGCGCCGAGGCGAAGACCTTCGCGGTGTCGCTGGTCGGCATCATCTCGCTCGCCCCGATGATCGTCGCGGGGCTCTGGGGCGGCATGCTCGCCGACGCCTTCGACCGGCGGCTCGTGCTGATCGTCAGCGCGCTCGCCGGCTGGCTGTCGACGCTCGCGCTCATCGTGATCGCGGTGGTGGATGCCGTCGCCGTCGACCACGACCGCACCGTCGCCGTCTGGCCGCTCTACGTCATCACGACCGTCAACGCGGTCGCGGCGACCATCTCGGGCACGACCCGCATGGCGGTGACCCCGCGCATCCTGCCCGACGACATGGTCGCCCGCGCCGCCGCACTCAACGGCATCTCGATCGGCGTCATGGTGATGGTCGGCCCCGCCGTCGCGGGCATCCTCGTCGCGGCGGTCGGCTTCCCGTGGACCTTCGCGGTGGATGCCGTGCTCTTCCTCGCCGGGTTCGCCGGCATCCTGACGCTGCCGAAGCTGCCGCCGCTCGGCAAGGTCGAGCGGCCCGGCTTCGCCTCGCTCGTCGAGGGCGTGCGGTTCCTGCGCACGGCGCCGAACATCCGCCTCTCGTTCCTCGTCGACATCGTCGCGATGACCTTCGGCCGCCCGCACACGGTGTTCCCGGCGGTCGGCGCGGTGCTGATCGGCGGGGGCCCGATCACGGTCGGCGTGCTGACGGCCGGGATGGCGGTGGGCGCGTTCCTGGCGAGCGTGTTCAGCGGACCGGTGGCGCACATCCACCACCACGGCCGCGCCGTCGGGCGCGCGATCACCGTCTACGGCGCCTTCGTCGCGGGCTTCGGACTCGTGCTCGCCGCGATGGCGACCGGCTGGTTCGGGAAGGTCGGGCCGGGCCTGGATCAGGTGAACTGGATCGCGCTCGTCCTCGCGACGCTCGCGCTGGTCGGCATGGGCGTGAGCGACGAGTTCAGCGCGATCTTCCGCTCGACGATGATGCTGATGGCGTCGCCCGACTCGATGCGCGGACGCCTGCAGGGCGTGTTCACGGTCGTCGTGACCGGCGGCCCGCGCGTCGGCGACCTCTACGTGGGCGTGTTCGCGACGGCGGTGGCGCTGTGGTTCCCGCCGCTGCTCGGAGGGCTCATCATCATCGGGCTCATCGCGGTGCTGCTGCGGCTGCAGCCGTCGTTCCGCGCCTACGACGCGCGCCAGCCGACGCCGTAG